A window of Magallana gigas chromosome 8, xbMagGiga1.1, whole genome shotgun sequence genomic DNA:
ataaaaacaaaggtCATGAGCCTTAGCAGTCATCACAGTGATAAATATTGCAATCCCCTCTGATTAAAATCCAGAAGTGACGTTCATAGCATGTTGATTAAatccaaatatattttttaaaacaagggTCAATGCTCCCTCTgtgttaaaaagaaaaccagaaacggcaaatataattttttatattctcttacgtttttttttaatgatactaAGGAAGTACGTGCCTAGCAAGTTAATTTTCCAACACAAAAAAAACACCCACCACTTTGGTTtccctttaaaaagaaacctgaACAAAACAAAGGGGAAAATACTAGataagaaatttgtttaaatgcaattttaaaatgttaaaagtttacagtTGGTGTTAGGAAGACAAATAAAACTATATAAGTAAGTTTTATGACTTGGGTAAACATGCAAAAGATAAAATTTCTTTGGCACTGATATTCATTGAATTGTATTCCATCCTTCAGATGCCTAAAGGTATGTAGTGTAATGAAATTTGTGTGCTACATCCATGTAGgcagtttatttattttatcaccATGTAATGTTCTTACACTTTGGATATGTATCTTTATAAGGTTACCTGAGAAAGAATGGCTTTGCCGGCAGGTGCTTGCTCTGCCACATTCTGAGAGACCTCGACCACCACTGTTTGTTCTTTGTTGTCGGTTGCCAATCCTTTAACCTTGATATCCGATCTGTTAGTGTCCATCATGTAAGAGTACCGCCCACACAACAACGCAATATTCTTGTGCTCTTCAAAGTTAACAATACGTATCCCAGGTCCCTTGTACAGTTCTCTCCTGGGTACAAAGTTCGCGTCTACATTGCTCCCAAAACTGATCAGCCTGCCGCCCTTTTCAAAATACCGACAAATGATGTCATCGTTTTGATCATACAGATTTTCTTCGGTCAGGACCAGTAGAGCTGTGTTTTCAGCCCAAGGCACAGTGTGAACTTCATCATGCTTCAGATGGTAGATGACATAGCAGTCATTGTGTACACATTGATACAAGACCTGTTTCAAGCTCTCAAACTTCCGAGTTGCATCTTTCTTCCCACAATACACCACAATGTTCGGAGGTTTGGAGTATTTCTCGTTTGAGTCAACAGATGGGGGTACCATGCTGAAGTCATTGGGGTCAAACATGATCTCCCCAGACCCGCTCTCGCCCATGACTATATCCATGTCCTCTATGTTGGAGTTGTTCATATCTACCTCGTTCTCTGCCTCCACCCCTTCCCAGTCTTGGCTGGACATTTCCATCGCCTCGTGATTGGCCAGACTGACAGAGTCAGCCATCGACTCATTGGACCACTGACTGCTAGCATCCTCCACTGTCGTTACTTCCCTCAGGTCAGAATTGACCAAGTTTGCTGCCTTTCCTTTTGTTTGAATGcctgaaaaacaaaaaactaacatgaaaagagagataactccatTTTCATAAACTTTTCAAGTGTTAACAGTAGTCAATAATATAGTACAAATTAAAAGTTTGCACAAAGTCTATtcatctaaatacatgtacttattgcAGCCTTAATattgggtttatttttttttaaattaaaacattgaaataaaaacttcaaTATTGATGGATACACATGTTCATCTCCATGCATATGCATTTGATCGTAGAAATAACACTCACTGATGATTCTGTTAACTTGCAGATCTTCTTCCATTATTATGGCATTATCAATGAATGATAAACACAGAGTGAGGAAGTCGGATTCCGAGCACTGCATCACGATACCAAAAGGAGGACCTGTATTCCAAGCCACTGGATGACCATGATCCAAAATCTACATAATTACATATAGTGAAATCGGTCTCAAAATTCTTTGGTAAAATTCTGACAAACGTACTAATGATCattaaatgaaaactttaaagcTACAGGATATATTTCATACGTTAATggacattttaaaaagtaatatcaCTTCTTCTTATCTTGTACTGCAGATCTTCTGAAgtgaaatatatatagagagagagaggaggggAGGGGGCACATGATGGGATCCTTCCTTTATAATATTGTAGCATTTCAAATCTGatcttaatataaaaaaaatttccacaaCTTTTTCAGATTTACCTTTTAAATGTACAGCAGCACATATGAATGTGTTACACATATAAAGGGTTTATAGCTTGTACATGTGTAtcaattattatgaaaaaacaaaaataaaaagatttcttaatattgtacatatattatctATCACTCGGTCTCCCACTCTCATAACCAAACAATATTAATACATACAGATACAAACAAGCGCACAGAAACAAGATTTTAGTGAAATAGCATTTAGAAAACTAAAAGCACACCAACTCACATGGAATGATTTGTTGAGTGAAACATGACTCTGTTGCTCAGCAAACGTCTCCACGTCCGCGGGTCGAAGAGACTCTAAAAGAACGACGACTTCGCGATCCTCTGCGGTCAGCTTAGCATGGCCAATGTCTTTGTAGTACGCCGTCCATTTATCCAGATTTACCTGAACCTATCGagacatgtataaaaaattttaaaaatgagaatatATGCATGAATCATGTATTGatatttgcaaaatatacacaaactgtacatgtacatgtatttgatttttttttaaataaatagttcTGAAGGAAGAGTTTTACTGtgatttgacagaaaaaaatatatctgttaGTCATCATATGAATAGACTTtacaaaatacatgcatataaattttcactttatcaAAACCATCCTTTGAAATtctctttgtaaaaatatttgttgaattcATGTAGGAATGAAGATTGCACAAGTTGAAGAATTCAAGGCCAATTTAGCAAATTTCAATAACATGTAGTCTTATTCATTTGACACTCCTAATTGGAAAACGAGGTGTATAAAGGCGAATTTGTTCATGTGTTCGATGAGTGTTCTGGTATTTGTTTTTACGTTAATACTTCTTATCTTCTAATaaagtacataaaaattagCACTGCTTTAAAAGTTTAATGAGTTATCatttaattgtgaaaattgTTATGTTATAGCATACAATAATGTATAGCTGTTAATGATGTAATGATTAACACCATGTAATAAgtgttaatttaataaaatgccTTAATCCCTTGTTGACAATGTTGTGATCAACATCCTTGCTATGCACTTAAGTCAAGGTCATACATGCCATATGTATCTGGAGTACCCAAAATGCACCATATTTTTTACCCCATTCACAGGATCTCGGCGGGACACAAAGTGTTcaaaggaaatgaaaatctgtacagcttgtataattttaatgttGCCATTTTCCTTTTTCTCTTGCTCGCTTGCAAGACACTGGAAAATTGTGTTTGACACAGGACCTTCCAAAGCTTGTACAGTGTACACAAAACATCGCATGTGAAGGCGTGAACTGTCATTTGGGATACCGGTAATTATCTAGCAATAAAAACGTATCAAGATATCCCTTTAGGTagctttgtttttaaatcaaggGGTACCTAATATATCTGGCCAGCTTAAGAAATAGACAAATCTTGCTGACCCAGCTATCAGTAAGTAATATATGATTTTAACCATGATTATTTCGCTAAAAAAAAAGGACATGGTTTAAAGTTATATGTGCAGATATTTATGTAAGTTTGCATTTGAGGCTGGTGTTTGGCATTGCTCattctgatacatgtatgtgtaatatGAACAAGATGTAAGACATTGTTTCTCGATCATGTTATACCGAAGTTGGAAAACATGCAAACATTCATCTAAACTGGCTTTATTTGTAAATTCCAGGTGAAAATGGTGattatgaaaaacaatataCAATTTTAAGGAATGCAAAACTTcattgcaaaattaaaaataatacatttgcAACAATATACATTCATCGGTTAAGAAATAAGGTACCTTATCAACAGAGTTTAAGCATTATTTTGTACCgtgtttttatcatattttgggTGGGAAGTGTACAGTTTTTTCACCCAAATTCAAGTACCGGTATTTATGAGGCTCCTGTACAGTTTTGGAGTCTTAAAATTAATAGATGTATGCAAAATATACAACTATGTGTTTGTAAATACCAATTCATTAGTAGTTTATAGCATGTAACTTTATATCAATAATgtttgtaaattgttttatttattatgttgAAGGTTGTTAAGAAAACATCTGTTTTATGTGGCATGGACATCATATAACAAATCTGGCATccatttcaaccaatgaaaaaGCTCCATATTTATTCATGATGTACATCCATATgtgaaattaaaattagacttgtaaaACCACTCCTCTATGATTCAATATACAAGATCTAACAACAACAGTATGAGGTCATAACCAATCAGAATCAAGCTTCTTTAAACAAGTCTTACATTAATTTGATGCATTTATTTTTCCCAATTCCAAAGCTCAGTTGTCCATTTTGTGCCAAATAAGTATTTTATGCCAAAATTGTGTATAAAATCTGCCCAATCAACTTTTCACTTATGAATCATGCAAACAACAATAACACAAACTCAGAATCGACACATGCAACTCATCATGACCTTGTTTACAACACAAGACATCAATTTTATAGGTTTGTTAATGAAAGAGATGTCCAAACTGCCGGCTAAGATTTCAGCAGTGGTGATTTCATTGGTTAATTGAAAGGTCACTCTGAAGTGTCCCCACAGAgggtttgttcccgttttgcacacatctgaaaattaggtatcgaaaaaatgtgtgcgaaacgggaatttgaccaggtgagATAAATGCTTAATTGCTATATCCTATACCCCAATTCCTGCAAGGGcaattgacaataaaataaataaaacatatctactcgcaatttatatttacattatttacttaACAATTACTTTACATCTATTACTTTCTTAGATAACAGTACAAATTTTTTTGAGTGAATGTGgtcgttttataaaaaatgtctgaatttataaggtgatattatatatgcagtagattgtttattcatgtatatttatgtgtattcaTCTCTAACGTTATTAttggcaatatttataaaatttcattactaGGAGAAGACTATCTAAGTTTTAGAACTTGTGTCTTATCCTTTTGATTTATtcgataaaaatatgttcaattcaattcataaATGGAGGAGATGTGTCTAGTGAAAACGCTgcttgatatttttcatttatgttgtggcttgaataatcgaagaaatagacaaactgtatgatgataaatcaacaattttatatgcttcaaaaGCTGTAAAGATTATTTCACAAAACCTATCGACctaattcatgcattttcaacCTTTTTCAGTTTGAGTTATATCGcatcaatatcaaaatattatttttgtcagattttttatgtatttaacctCTGATTTGAAAAACTAGAAACTACTAAAGCGGTGATGTCATAAGAACTACTGTCAAGGTCGctacttcaaaaattgaaatattttgtgataaagatctgttttctttcataatattcTTTCTGTTGATACCAAACAAGCAATTATAAACATGCGTTTTACATAATTTGCAAATCGATTGTAAAAAGAGACACAAGTACCCATGTAGTTTTCCCCTTCATCATATAACTATCCATTGAATCAGCTTTCAATTGGCTTTGGACCAGCAATTTTTCctgattcattttgttttatatttaatgtgaatggacaaaaaattgaaagtcaaaTCATCttatcgttatttttttatcagtgtGCGGAAATTGAAGACTTTTTAAAcatatcattatctttattttatcaaacgaaaaaatggtgatagttattaaacctaaaacacaacaaaatatctatattcttcttgttttatcgTTAAGGCGCTGATAAAACACATGTTAAAACccaggtaaaatctttgaccgaaagcagactataattgctatcacaacacaaatcacacctattgttctatacccaattatcaaatgtgtgcaaaacgggaacacaccccACAGAGAGTGTTGATAGATCTTGCATAGTGAATCATACAGGAgcagttttaatttaattaattacatatagATAAACTGCTAACATTCCTCACCTTAGGCACAGTTTGTGAGATGGATATTTCATCATCATTAAACAATTCTGTCACGCCCAAATACCCAATCTTCTCCACCAGTTTTGAGTTGCAAAGGGATTGTTTTACATCAACTGCTAttcataaaagaaatcaaaggtAGATGTCTTAATTGCTAACTAACAAATACAAGTAACTccatttatacaatgtatatataaacataaacatgcaattatttacaaatatcatgCAAGTACGTTACTACTAGTACTAGTGTTAATTAAGTAATAGGCTTTTAATAAGGTACTGAGAACCAATTACTTCAAATACCGGTACATATCATTTAACATTGTTACTTGTATTACTCACAATAGAATACTATGACTGGGAAAAAATTGGAATTCTATAACcaaatgtttttgatttacAAAACAGATGAGTTTAAGAAGGATAAATAATAATTGGTTGTAAAACTGTAATGATTATTATAACTGATTTCTTTGACTTGCCTTGAGTTAATGGGCTGACCCTCTGAACTATCACACTCCCGAGTCTGAGAGACGACGAGATGTACCGGTGGACCATTGAGTGGCGGACTCTGTTTCGATACCACTGATACGCTGCAATAATCAGGTAGCCCACAGAGACAAACATTATCACTCAGGATTCTACAAACGAAAGTCACAATTATTACACAGACAGACATTTACCGGTACTAATTATTAGATAGCCAG
This region includes:
- the LOC105332906 gene encoding biotin--protein ligase isoform X1 — translated: MFVSVGYLIIAAYQWYRNRVRHSMVHRYISSSLRLGSVIVQRVSPLTQAVDVKQSLCNSKLVEKIGYLGVTELFNDDEISISQTVPKVQVNLDKWTAYYKDIGHAKLTAEDREVVVLLESLRPADVETFAEQQSHVSLNKSFHILDHGHPVAWNTGPPFGIVMQCSESDFLTLCLSFIDNAIIMEEDLQVNRIISIQTKGKAANLVNSDLREVTTVEDASSQWSNESMADSVSLANHEAMEMSSQDWEGVEAENEVDMNNSNIEDMDIVMGESGSGEIMFDPNDFSMVPPSVDSNEKYSKPPNIVVYCGKKDATRKFESLKQVLYQCVHNDCYVIYHLKHDEVHTVPWAENTALLVLTEENLYDQNDDIICRYFEKGGRLISFGSNVDANFVPRRELYKGPGIRIVNFEEHKNIALLCGRYSYMMDTNRSDIKVKGLATDNKEQTVVVEVSQNVAEQAPAGKAILSQVLLDQDPTDVALNQDEFNQLKKYNPTRFQILTLMLTSMGIRCEQVSQPELSPCFLLTNDQANKVRFINGLASRLKSGFLKSTSVSLQFFPRLMSEVTVTPSVLPVVTDKMENLKYFNIDEYWDNLTTTKLGNVVVYTDVVPSTMPLLDGLMYSEPKSVGLIAIAGRQTQGQGRGGNSWLSPEGCAMFSLHVRVELENSLGRAVSYLQHITSLAVVESVRTLPGYENVDLRLKWPNDIYYSDKMKLGGVVVKSSLMGGACDAIIGCGFNVSNTNPTICINDIIKQYNKEHSTSLPMLTKEKLLARTVNLIEEFIKDFQLNGRTGFCKKYYQRWLHGNHQVQLDTEGDQVFTVQGVDEYGYLEIKSKDGGKTISVQPDGNSYDMMRNLIHMKTH
- the LOC105332906 gene encoding biotin--protein ligase isoform X2, translating into MFVSVGYLIIAAYQWYRNRVRHSMVHRYISSSLRLGSVIVQRVSPLTQVDVKQSLCNSKLVEKIGYLGVTELFNDDEISISQTVPKVQVNLDKWTAYYKDIGHAKLTAEDREVVVLLESLRPADVETFAEQQSHVSLNKSFHILDHGHPVAWNTGPPFGIVMQCSESDFLTLCLSFIDNAIIMEEDLQVNRIISIQTKGKAANLVNSDLREVTTVEDASSQWSNESMADSVSLANHEAMEMSSQDWEGVEAENEVDMNNSNIEDMDIVMGESGSGEIMFDPNDFSMVPPSVDSNEKYSKPPNIVVYCGKKDATRKFESLKQVLYQCVHNDCYVIYHLKHDEVHTVPWAENTALLVLTEENLYDQNDDIICRYFEKGGRLISFGSNVDANFVPRRELYKGPGIRIVNFEEHKNIALLCGRYSYMMDTNRSDIKVKGLATDNKEQTVVVEVSQNVAEQAPAGKAILSQVLLDQDPTDVALNQDEFNQLKKYNPTRFQILTLMLTSMGIRCEQVSQPELSPCFLLTNDQANKVRFINGLASRLKSGFLKSTSVSLQFFPRLMSEVTVTPSVLPVVTDKMENLKYFNIDEYWDNLTTTKLGNVVVYTDVVPSTMPLLDGLMYSEPKSVGLIAIAGRQTQGQGRGGNSWLSPEGCAMFSLHVRVELENSLGRAVSYLQHITSLAVVESVRTLPGYENVDLRLKWPNDIYYSDKMKLGGVVVKSSLMGGACDAIIGCGFNVSNTNPTICINDIIKQYNKEHSTSLPMLTKEKLLARTVNLIEEFIKDFQLNGRTGFCKKYYQRWLHGNHQVQLDTEGDQVFTVQGVDEYGYLEIKSKDGGKTISVQPDGNSYDMMRNLIHMKTH